A window from Peromyscus eremicus chromosome 1, PerEre_H2_v1, whole genome shotgun sequence encodes these proteins:
- the LOC131900989 gene encoding tripartite motif-containing protein 30A-like isoform X2 yields MTSSVLGKIKEEVICPICLERMVEPVSIDCGHTFCRACITRNYETSEGEEEEGVCPVCRVSYLFGNLSPNRNVANIVEKLTGIESSPEEEQKVNVCAQHGEELQLFCEKDMVAICRLCEQSQEHRGHQTALIEEVAYKYEGKLQAVLQEQRANQKRCYEWKDDLQKEKIFWKNQTKGYVQKVQKEFKGLREFLNSKEKNEVQKLKQEEEDIMNSLAESQSQVVKQRESVRDLISDVEHHLQSSTMEMLCGGQCFVPRSQTLRLKQPDMVPRKQTRIFQAPDLKGMLQVFQELRDAQRYWVHVTLRPVQRKSIVINVDKGEIHYRNVHRGSLQVSSTYGLGVLGYPAIHSGKHYWEVCVSTSVAWLLGLNDGRCTQPQPHSMNEMLFSMKYNFEDKKHVNYQPKYGYWVIGMRNGSVYNAFEECSDTHNASVLVLSLTGRPSRVGVFLDREACTLSFYDVSNQGLLIYRFYEPSFPDEVYPYFNPMGSSEPMTICGPPS; encoded by the exons ATGACCTCATCAGTACTGGGGAAGATCAAGGAGGAGGTGATCTGTCCTATTTGCCTGGAACGGATGGTGGAACCTGTGAGTATTGATTGTGGTCACACCTTCTGCCGAGCCTGCATCACACGGAACTATGAGACCAGCGAAGGCGAAGAAGAGGAGGGTGTCTGCCCTGTGTGCCGAGTGAGTTACCTGTTTGGGAATCTGAGTCCTAATCGAAATGTGGCCAACATAGTGGAGAAGCTAACAGGGATCGAGTCCAGCccagaggaggagcagaaggTGAATGTCTGTGCACAACATGGAGAGGAACTCCAGCTCTTCTGTGAGAAGGACATGGTGGCCATCTGCAGGCTTTGTGAGCAGTCTCAGGAGCACCGTGGTCACCAAACAGCTCTCATTGAAGAGGTGGCCTATAAGTATGAG GGGAAACTCCAGGCAGTTCTGCAGGAACAGAGGGCAAATCAGAAAAGATGTTACGAGTGGAAAGATGACCTTCAAAAGGAGAAAATCTTCTGGAAG AACCAAACAAAGGGTTATGTACAAAAAGTTCAGAAGGAGTTTAAAGGACTTCGGGAATTCCTGAACTCCAAGGAGAAGAATGAGGtgcagaagctgaagcaggaggaggaagacattATGAACAGCCTGGCAGAGTCTCAAAGTCAGGTAGTGAAGCAGAGggagtcagtgagagacctcatctcagaTGTGGAGCATCACTTGCAGAGCTCAACCATGGAAATGCT ATGTGGAGGTCAATGTTTTGTCCCTAGGAGTCAGACCTTAAGACTGAAACAGCCTGATATGGTCCCGAGAAAACAGACAAGGATCTTCCAAGCTCCAGATCTGAAAGGCATGCTGCAAGTGTTTCAAG AACTCAGGGATGCTCAACGCTACTGGG TTCACGTGACCTTGCGTCCAGTACAGAGGAAAAGCATTGTCATTAATGTGGACAAAGGAGAAATACATTATCGAAATGTTCATAGAGGAAGTTTGCAAGTGTCTTCAACCTATGGTTTGGGTGTCCTGGGATATCCAGCTATCCACTCAGGGAAACATTACTGGGAAGTATGCGTGTCTACAAGTGTTGCCTGGCTCCTGGGATTAAATGATGGAAGATGTACTCAACCCCAACCTCATTCAATGAATGAAATGCTCTTCAGCATGAAATATAATTTTGAAGATAAAAAACATGTAAATTATCAGCCTAAATATGGCTACTGGGTTATAGGGATGAGGAATGGTTCTGTATATAATGCCTTTGAAGAGTGTTCTGACACTCACAATGCCAGTGTCTTGGTCCTCTCTCTAACTGGTCGTCCCAGTCGTGTTGGAGTTTTCCTGGACAGAGAAGCTTGTACTCTCTCATTTTATGATGTTTCCAACCAGGGACTTCTCATCTATAGATTCTATGAACCTTCCTTCCCTGATGAAGTTTATCCATATTTTAATCCTATGGGATCTTCAGAGCCAATGACAATATGTGGGCCACCCTCCTAA
- the LOC131900989 gene encoding tripartite motif-containing protein 30A-like isoform X1 has translation MTSSVLGKIKEEVICPICLERMVEPVSIDCGHTFCRACITRNYETSEGEEEEGVCPVCRVSYLFGNLSPNRNVANIVEKLTGIESSPEEEQKVNVCAQHGEELQLFCEKDMVAICRLCEQSQEHRGHQTALIEEVAYKYEGKLQAVLQEQRANQKRCYEWKDDLQKEKIFWKNQTKGYVQKVQKEFKGLREFLNSKEKNEVQKLKQEEEDIMNSLAESQSQVVKQRESVRDLISDVEHHLQSSTMEMLQAVNSVLTRSQTLRLKQPDMVPRKQTRIFQAPDLKGMLQVFQELRDAQRYWVHVTLRPVQRKSIVINVDKGEIHYRNVHRGSLQVSSTYGLGVLGYPAIHSGKHYWEVCVSTSVAWLLGLNDGRCTQPQPHSMNEMLFSMKYNFEDKKHVNYQPKYGYWVIGMRNGSVYNAFEECSDTHNASVLVLSLTGRPSRVGVFLDREACTLSFYDVSNQGLLIYRFYEPSFPDEVYPYFNPMGSSEPMTICGPPS, from the exons ATGACCTCATCAGTACTGGGGAAGATCAAGGAGGAGGTGATCTGTCCTATTTGCCTGGAACGGATGGTGGAACCTGTGAGTATTGATTGTGGTCACACCTTCTGCCGAGCCTGCATCACACGGAACTATGAGACCAGCGAAGGCGAAGAAGAGGAGGGTGTCTGCCCTGTGTGCCGAGTGAGTTACCTGTTTGGGAATCTGAGTCCTAATCGAAATGTGGCCAACATAGTGGAGAAGCTAACAGGGATCGAGTCCAGCccagaggaggagcagaaggTGAATGTCTGTGCACAACATGGAGAGGAACTCCAGCTCTTCTGTGAGAAGGACATGGTGGCCATCTGCAGGCTTTGTGAGCAGTCTCAGGAGCACCGTGGTCACCAAACAGCTCTCATTGAAGAGGTGGCCTATAAGTATGAG GGGAAACTCCAGGCAGTTCTGCAGGAACAGAGGGCAAATCAGAAAAGATGTTACGAGTGGAAAGATGACCTTCAAAAGGAGAAAATCTTCTGGAAG AACCAAACAAAGGGTTATGTACAAAAAGTTCAGAAGGAGTTTAAAGGACTTCGGGAATTCCTGAACTCCAAGGAGAAGAATGAGGtgcagaagctgaagcaggaggaggaagacattATGAACAGCCTGGCAGAGTCTCAAAGTCAGGTAGTGAAGCAGAGggagtcagtgagagacctcatctcagaTGTGGAGCATCACTTGCAGAGCTCAACCATGGAAATGCTGCAG GCTGTGAATTCTGTCCTAACAAG GAGTCAGACCTTAAGACTGAAACAGCCTGATATGGTCCCGAGAAAACAGACAAGGATCTTCCAAGCTCCAGATCTGAAAGGCATGCTGCAAGTGTTTCAAG AACTCAGGGATGCTCAACGCTACTGGG TTCACGTGACCTTGCGTCCAGTACAGAGGAAAAGCATTGTCATTAATGTGGACAAAGGAGAAATACATTATCGAAATGTTCATAGAGGAAGTTTGCAAGTGTCTTCAACCTATGGTTTGGGTGTCCTGGGATATCCAGCTATCCACTCAGGGAAACATTACTGGGAAGTATGCGTGTCTACAAGTGTTGCCTGGCTCCTGGGATTAAATGATGGAAGATGTACTCAACCCCAACCTCATTCAATGAATGAAATGCTCTTCAGCATGAAATATAATTTTGAAGATAAAAAACATGTAAATTATCAGCCTAAATATGGCTACTGGGTTATAGGGATGAGGAATGGTTCTGTATATAATGCCTTTGAAGAGTGTTCTGACACTCACAATGCCAGTGTCTTGGTCCTCTCTCTAACTGGTCGTCCCAGTCGTGTTGGAGTTTTCCTGGACAGAGAAGCTTGTACTCTCTCATTTTATGATGTTTCCAACCAGGGACTTCTCATCTATAGATTCTATGAACCTTCCTTCCCTGATGAAGTTTATCCATATTTTAATCCTATGGGATCTTCAGAGCCAATGACAATATGTGGGCCACCCTCCTAA